A single region of the Ziziphus jujuba cultivar Dongzao chromosome 10, ASM3175591v1 genome encodes:
- the LOC107412618 gene encoding UDP-glycosyltransferase 92A1-like, giving the protein MAISHRDMWRTQLRSGHFNLGSEHGLPPGVENLDAIPYHLLPNFLHASLSLKPSFTNLFSRLVSEQLGGHPPFCVIADMFFPWCVDVARHYGVFSNIFCSGGGFGFACYHSLWLNLPHRSVDSDQIITLPDFPEASTTIHITQMSDYLREADGKNKVSEFNRKALAEWSKADGILFNTVEDLDRTGLNYFRHIFQKPIWAIGPINLPLTTRKLEAAGGRMTSSDQSCMKWLDTKPIKSILYVSFGLQNTISASQMKEIALALESSGKNFIRVIHPPIGFDINSEFRAKEWLLDGFEERICKQSKRGYLLLEEEVGVCVEIARGIRVAVGHEDLMAKIELVMNETKKGKAMRRKAWEMKKMIDNAMKDEDVWKGSSVKAMDEFLNCVHVGN; this is encoded by the exons ATGGCGATTTCTCATCGTGACATGTGGCGAACCCAATTACGATCGGGCCATTTCAACTTGGG GTCGGAGCATGGTCTCCCTCCTGGTGTGGAGAATTTGGATGCCATTCCCTACCATCTTTTACCCAACTTTCTCcatgcttctctctctctcaaacctTCCTTCACAAACCTCTTTTCTCGTCTTGTCTCTGAACAATTAGGTGGACATCCACCGTTTTGCGTAATTGCCGACATGTTCTTTCCATGGTGTGTTGATGTTGCTCGCCACTACGGCGTGTTCTCCAACATATTTTGCTCAGGGGGTGGCTTTGGTTTTGCATGTTACCATTCTCTGTGGCTCAACCTGCCTCACCGGAGTGTCGACTCCGACCAAATAATCACCCTGCCGGACTTTCCCGAAGCTTCGACCACCATCCACATTACACAGATGTCGGATTATCTAAGAGAAGCAGATGGCAAAAATAAGGTTTCAGAGTTTAACAGGAAAGCGCTTGCGGAATGGTCAAAAGCCGATGGGATTCTGTTCAACACGGTGGAGGATCTTGACAGAACAGGGTTGAACTACTTCAGGCACATATTTCAAAAGCCTATTTGGGCAATTGGACCCATCAACCTGCCGCTAACTACCAGAAAATTAGAAGCCGCCGGAGGCAGAATGACATCATCCGATCAGTCATGCATGAAATGGTTGGATACCAAaccaataaaatcaattttatatgtaTCGTTTGGCTTGCAGAACACAATATCAGCTTCGCAGATGAAAGAGATAGCTCTAGCTCTGGAATCTAGCGGCAAAAACTTCATACGGGTCATTCATCCACCAATCGGCTTCGACATCAATTCGGAATTCAGAGCAAAAGAATGGTTGCTTGATGGATTTGAGGAACGCATTTGTAAACAATCAAAGAGAGGGTATTTG CTTTTGGAAGAAGAGGTAGGAGTTTGTGTGGAGATAGCTAGAGGAATACGTGTTGCTGTTGGACATGAAGATTTAATGGCAAAGATTGAGTTGGTGATGAACGAAACAAAGAAGGGAAAAGCAATGAGAAGGAAAGCTTGGGAAATGAAGAAGATGATCGACAATGCCATGAAAGATGAGGATGTTTGGAAAGGATCCTCTGTGAAAGCCATGGATGAGTTCCTCAATTGCGTTCATGTGGGAAATTAA